The window tggTGTGACTCTAATTATCACAAATCCATAAAGAGCAAAAGGTTATGTAGCCTTGTCAAAAAAGAGGTTAGAACcttctgacaaaaaaaaaaaaaaaaggttagaacCAATGAATGATGGGTTAGACCGACGAAATGTAAAATTATGGAACCCGAATGAAAAGTCTACAAAATGGTGGGGTGAGGTGAAATTAGGGCCTACATCGGCCAGATTTGTGGGTCGCAGGAACACCTCCACCCTCTAACATCAGTAGATTCCCTTTTCCACTACCTATggcacacacacaaaagaggCATGGGGTTAACTCACGAACCCTTAGTAAGTGACCCATAAAAGTGTCGCTCATTGTTTTTCGTGATCATAAGAAAGGTTCTAATCATGATCTACGAAGAAATGCTAACTAACGTTTTGTTATTCGGATCTTATATATTGTCGACAGATATGAACTTTATGATGGTAAATTATCACACAGGTTCACTAACTAAATTTGTATATGTAGctacaaaaaaacattcactgctatatttttcttctctttttgagTATTTGTCCAAATTAGTGCATCATTAATTGTATTACTAAGTAGTAATCCGTGCTACAGCAcaaagaaaattgtttagatgtaaatttaaaatatggtATTATAGATTCAATTTCTCTATTATTGATCTATGTTTCAACTTATTCAGTTATAtggattttatttatctatttttggTTGTAACTAACTATAGACCGTATTCAATAATTATCCCGAGAAATCCAGTTTTCCCTTGTATACATCTGTAAGGGTTTCCTTGTTAGGATAATTGAAAACCTTAAGTggaatgaaaatataaaatctcaAATGTTCTAGAAAATTTCTTTGAAAATGATATTCGTTGTTTTACTTTGAGATTTTCCTTTTGGATTAGTTATCAGAATTTTCAATCCTGACTTAGAGCTAACACGAGACATTGCAACATATAGCTGCCTATAAGAGAAAATAGTTCTTGGAAAATATAATACAACATTAGAAAGTGACTGTCTTTGACTTTTGTTGATAGTCATTACAAAAGCAACAAAGACAGAAAATTGCCTACGCCTCATTTTGAAAAGCAGTCTTGAATCTGATGGTATTATTACCATTCTTGGTAAGAGCACTATTTTCCAACTCGTGTACCTGTTATTATGGATCAACATTCTTATTTgagattattttcttaattatataagaGATTATACTTTGAATTAAGTTGTAAAAGTCATACATGTGATTATTCTAGCTTGTAGAACATGGTATGCCATTTGTATAATCTGAATCTTGTTCCATTTATCAGACCACCATGTTGATCAATATTGCACAATAACATCACTGGACATCCTATTTTTAAGCGAAGAGCATGGTTTGGTACACATGAAATTCTTACCGTGTTTAAATAATCTGGGATATATGCAGGATTTCCCGCCGATCGTTTATCGGATGGGTCTAAACTATTTGAACTTAAATAACCCTTTCTTCTGCTGccaaataaagaaatagaagaactgaaaatttatttatttttaaagtaaataaaacaaaagtataacATAAGTTTATGAGTATTGAAATACTAACCATTTAATATTGATAGCATGTGGTCAATTATAGAATTGACACATCATTAGTTGGACACAAAATAGCTCTGCTTTGGAAATAACTTGCAGCATGCTCTGAGGCATACAAATCTCTATAGACTGCATTAATGATAGATTTTATTGGAGAGTTTGTTTCAGTTATAAGCACTCTTCTAGGATTTCAATATCAGCAACACCATCATTCGGCTCATTAAGTCTTCCTTCTCCCACATCTAGAATCCATTTCAAAAATTCGTCAATTTCAAGCGCCTCTTTTGGAATAATGTTCTGCCGCAGCCTCATATTTTTCCTCATGCCTAAAACTTTACAATGTTTCCAAAGATAAAATGAATTCAAGGATGAGTTTACTATTTGTTCTCTACCAGCGCCAACAATAATAGGTAGAATCTGACGGAAATCACCACCAAAAAGAATGACCTTCCCACCAAAAGGTTTATCATCATGATCACGCATTATATCTTTCAGACTTCTATCCAAAGTTTCGAAGCAATATTTACTCATCATTGGAGCTTCATCCCAAATGATCAACTTTGATTCTTGGACTAATTGACCTTGATCAGAAGACCTTGACATGTTGCATATAGGTGTTTCATGAACATCTAGAggaataccaaatcttgaatgagcTGTTCTGCCGCCTTCTAACAAAAGAGATGCTATACCGCTAGATGCTACGTTTAAGACTATGTCTCCTCTTGATCTGATCGCTGCAGATAAAACTTTCCAAATAAATGTTTTACCAGTTCCTCCAAaaccatataagaaaaaaactccACCTCTGTTTTGTAAAACTGCGCCTATGATATCATCATATACCTTCTTTTGCTCTTCTGTAAGCATATGCAACCATTCATCATGATTCTTCTTTAAGTCAGTTTGATTGCAGAATCTTTGTTCATCTGCTATGAGCTGGTTTAAAACTGGTACATTCTCATGTAGTAGCGGGGTAGTGTTTTAAAAGCTTTTAGAGAACTACAATTCTTTAACAGTTGCTTGTTGATCTCCTGTAagcaaattatttttctttattcatcTGTTAATGTgagttttatataaataagattgttacaaataaattatattgatccataaaatcaaataattggtgaagaaaaaaaaagattaaaaattgaaCCTGGTCACTTCAATTCTGTTTTTTTACGTCTTAAAATATCTTCAGATAATAACTCCCAAGTCTCTTCCCATGCGATATGAGGCATACTCAAAATGGCTACAGTAGCATCCTCACAAACATTTTACGAACATACTTTGGAGAACGCATGAAGTGTGCTTCTTTGATACCTTCAATATATTATTTGTCATCATCAAACAACCCAAGAGCATAGCAAGCTTCACGATATGTTTTGTGTATGACACCATTCACTGTTTTTATGTTATCAAAGCTGGTCGGACCTCGTTTGGAATTAAGAAGGATCCTCAGATGATATGCATCGTCTATGACTGGAGGAACATAATTAATTCTCCCTATAGCGAACGGGGGACTTAACAGATTTTATATGTTGCCTATAAGACTAATTAACATCAGGGTCACTTCCACTCCTTCACTGAATTTGTATCAAATTCATGTATTTGCGTATAATGGTTGTATTGGAATGTTTCTGtattttgtaaacattttttgatgtcaatataattgatttgtggaaaaaaaaagcaagaatcCTCCACATAGCCTCACATGAAGATAAATATCTGTAAaagaataaatttatttattagattgactcataaaatagaaaaagcttttattttttaaagattaaaaatatacttGCAATCAAAGtaatcttgtattttgtttttctatactGTCTTATTCTCTTGGGGAAGCTTTTTTTGAGGATCTTCAACTACTTATTTATGATGAGGTCCAACAGTGACAATAACTCGATCATTTCCTTTGTGTACGTACTTAAATAAGTACTATCTGGTCATGTTTGGTTGCACCACTTAACATTGATATGAGCATaatatttcaagaacaaagcaCGATTGTAAGGAACCACATATCTATTGTCACATTTGAACCTATTCTTTTTGATAAAACGACCATCTTTTATTCTTCTATAAACATGATATCCTTGCTTGTCAATACTTGTCGTATTAACATTCGATTTAGGATAAAACTTGGAGCAAATACTCTCCTCCATAGAGAGAACGGATTAACCCTTCCGCATGAGCCATGAATCATACACTCTGATATTATATTGTAGAGTTCTGGATCTTTTTCCTTGTCTGGAATTTCAGCACAAATAAGTTTATCAATTTCATCGGCGAAGATGTTTTTTTGGTCcatgttttttttgataatattgatgttttaaaagttaactattttggatttttatgtaTATCCATCATATAATACAGCACGggcataaataaaattttgttctcGACCACTAAATTTACAGGTAAATATCAATCATCTATTTGGTTATACATAGATATGTAGTGACTTTATTGTTTATGTATACATTcaaatactttatatatatgacgTTTATAAGATCATGatgaaactaatatttaatttattgtagGGGTTTTGCATAGATGTGTAGTCGTAGGCATCATCCAAAGGTTAAAGTTCTTATTCTTAGAAGTCATAGTCATTATCACTATCGATGTTGAAAGAGATGGTGTAAGAGATATATAAAGGTTACTAAACGTTTgcctataaaaaaacaaactataaagcattttaaaatgtattttgcGTATGGGtataaagaaaatgtttttggtcGTATAAACTTCgaattttggtttcttgttctAAATCGAATATTGGTAAATAGAGTGAACACTTTACACCATATGTTTATGTCTTTTACCCTTTGCTGTCCcagttaaaaatacaaattttataaattcgaCCATTGTCTCACATATGGATACCATAAATATGGCTACATGAAAATGTTTGAAGatcaaaagtttgaaaaaatttaaaagtaaaaaagttaTAAGAACGGCAAAGAAATATAAAGTTTATGAAATCTCTATGTATTGTTTTGCATCCGCAGATAAAATTATCTTCGGTGAAGTTCAATCCAAGAAACAATTATTATTGTCTTCTGGTaagagtgtgagagagagagaaacgacGAGAGCATCATCGTGAGAGTTTCAGTTATTTGTTTAGAGAGTAATGAGCGGCTAGGATTGAAAAAGATCTGGAAAATAATGGTCacgatttttaaattttttttaaaaaagtgaacGAGTAAAGGTTCTACTGGTAAccattagaagaacaaaaagaaaatgaataaaaaaaacaatacagaaTGAAATAAACAGTTTTTGAGGAATGAAAGGAAAATCTGCATAAACAGTTTTTGAGGAATGAAAGGAAAATCTGCAAAGAATGaactaaatagtaaatagtaaccaaacaataaaaatatatttttaaatatagtaaatattaaataaatcaaattcaatattaatactaatactacttctaatatatatacaatgaattttttatttttttttttaaattgtaaattaaattttagatatgtcatattaaatattaatatttaatattaacctacaatacaattttaaaggtaattttttttttttagtttttatttacaatataaacatgagtcttttaaatttattttactattcatatatGGTTTTCAAATAGCCTTAAGATTAGTTCAAcatgaaattcatatcaaaattattttttctgtcaatacattatgaaaattattatattagaaaattgaatattattaataaacttatttttttatttattttaaaatataaaaacaaattttaatatttgttcttttttctgttctatttgttcctcatcaattttggggAGGAACACTTTTGTTCTATcgttccttattttttttagaatgtagagaaatgtaaaagaaaaattattactatcaaatggtaaaaaaattgtagaataGAGAGGAATATCACATTCCTCATTGTTCTTTTCCTAAAATGTGGTCACCAATTGAAACctaagattataaaataataccCGGTTATTACAACCGCGTGTTTATCCATTTTGGTTTCAGTGCGTAATGACAGTTGTATCCCTATACGGAAATAATTATTTGGCCATAACTCTAATGATATTCGGTTGTAATTCTTTACAAAAGTAATGTTTGTAATATAATTGTGTTTTCGATTAATAGGAGGGATTAtcctattaaaatttaattttacttttttttttcattttctatttgTCTGGCAAAAAGTTGacaagatttttttcttctttttttctcctcttttttaatttgtaattttcatttgtttactattataattgtttttaataccTTATATCTCCAcaatacaataattttaaatgatcGTATTCATAATAAATAATGTTATCAATGAAGCTTTAAAAGCATTTGTAATgtacaaaatgaaaaagaaatggGAAATTGTGTGTGTGAGTGTATGTGTATGTTGTGAGTTTTAACTTCTTTGTAGTGAATTAGTCGAGTTGGTGTAAGTGGGCAAAAGATACAATTGTTGGGACAACGACAAATACACACAAATGAATGATAATTGTCTTACAATATCCCCAtacaaaattgtttaatttatagatataatatggtcaaattttggtaattttaataaaaataagatatataactATCTAACCAACATTTTCTAACTTGTATAAcgatttgttattttcttttccgtgattttgt is drawn from Camelina sativa cultivar DH55 chromosome 8, Cs, whole genome shotgun sequence and contains these coding sequences:
- the LOC104709786 gene encoding uncharacterized protein LOC104709786, producing the protein MVAYAYRRAKEAIRSRGDIVLNVASSGIASLLLEGGRTAHSRFGIPLDVHETPICNMSRSSDQGQLVQESKLIIWDEAPMMSKYCFETLDRSLKDIMRDHDDKPFGGKVILFGGDFRQILPIIVGAGMRKNMRLRQNIIPKEALEIDEFLKWILDVGEGRLNEPNDGVADIEILEECL